In Oryctolagus cuniculus chromosome 18, mOryCun1.1, whole genome shotgun sequence, the DNA window TGCCACGACCCCATGAGGTGGGTGCTGTTAGGACCCCCCGTTTTATAGTTGAGGAGCCTCCGCTGCCCACAGGTAGGAAGTGGGAAACCAGATTCAGTCCCAAGACCAGTGGCTGTCACTCTCCACTCCCGACACTTCGTTATAAAGATTTTCCGAGCATACAGCAAAGCTGGAAGACTTGTACAATACCCAGCCAGCTACATACCAAACACCCAGACCCACCAGGAATGTCTgtgcttccttttttgtttttgttttaaagatgtatttattgagccggcgccgcggctcaataggctaatcctccaccatgcggcgccggcacaccgggttctagtcccggttggggcgccggattctgtcccggttgcccctcttccaggccagctctctgctatggccagggagtgcagtggaggatggcccaggtgcttgggccctgcaccccatgggagaccaggaaaagcacctggctcctggctcctgccatcggatcagcgcagtgcgccggctgcagcggcggccattggagggtgatccaacggcaaaggaagacctttctctctctgtctctctctcactgtccactctgcctgtcaaaaaaaaaaaaaaaaaaaaaaaaaaaaaaaaaaaaaaaaaaaaagatgtatttatttatttgaaaggcagagttacaaagaggcacagagagagagaaagagagtccgtccatctgctggttcactccccagatggccgcagacggccgcaatggctggagctgtgctgatctgaagccaggagccaggagcttcttctgggtcttccacgtgggtgcagggactcgagggcctgagccgtcactgctgcctcccagggtgcgcactggcggggagctgggtcagacgcGGAGCCCGGCCTGGCGCCGGGCCGTGTGATGGGCGGCGTCTTCACCGCTGGGCCAGGCAGCGCCGGGGCTGGGCCGCTCTCAGGGGtccctgtgtgtgttttctgatgcACTTCCCAGTCCCAGGCACCCAGGCCTCCCTGACCTCTTCAGGGCGCACGCTGCCAAGCGGAGCTCGGACCTGTACCCAGACGGTTTCCCTGTGGGGTGGAATTCAGGCCTCGGTCAGCGGCTCAGGGGGCTGCAGCCGagcagcagggagggggtggCTCCTTCTCCCGGGTTTGCAGAGGGCCTGGCGTGGCAGCGGTGGGGAGGGAGggtcttctgtctctctcaaattttcatttctgtatgggagcgacagagagggagacagagccgCCATgtgctgctggctcactccccagatgctcacaacagccgcGGTagccccaggcctcccacaggggcTGCGGGAAcccagccatccctgctgcctcccagggcgcactcAGCAAGACGCCGGAGCCTGcagcggggctgggagggggacaCACACAGGCCTCCCGCTGGTGGCTTTTCATGAGGAGCTTATGAGGAGGCCCCCTGGGCCACCCTAACCCCAAGTACAGGCCCCATCAGCCGTGGGGCGCTGTGGGGCCGGCTGCCCTGCGCCTGTGTAGCCCCAACTCCCGCAAGAGCCCCGGCTCCGCTCCCGGGCAGCGCCCACGCGCACCGCCGGAGCCTCCGGAACAGAGCACGGGCCACCCAAGGGACCAACAGCGGGCCAGAGCAGCGGGCAAGGGGACCCTCGggtgtgccccccaccccaccccgccgccgCGTCCGCACAGAGCTCTGACCCCGGCCCCACCTGCCCGCAGGGCGAGAGGCTGAGCCACGCCGTGGGCTGCGCGTTCGCCGCCTGCCTGGAGCGGAAACAGCGCCGGGAGAAGGAGTGCGGGGTCACGGCGGCCTTCGACGCCAGCCGCACCAGCTTCGCCCGGGAGGGCTCCTTCCGCCTGTCCGGGGGCGGGCGCGCGGCCGAGCGCGAGGCCCCCGACAAGAAGAAAGGTGGGTGCTGGCCCGGGGCGGGCGCGGGCCGCCCGGTGTGGGGAGGGGCACCGGAGCGGGTTACGAGCTGCCCAGACGGTTCTGCAGGCCGCAGGTCACGGTGTGTGAGGGGCTGCAGGGCGCGCGGGCGCAGAGCCGCGTCGGTGTGGCGCACGCCGCGCTGCCATCCAGGGAGTTTGGAAAAGCACCTGGTGAAACTCAGCCTTTTGGGTAAGCGGTTACTACTGTGCAGGCTCAAAACCTGTAGTTTTACAATGTCACCACGCACAGGTTCTTCCTGAAGTGCATGCGACGTGCGATTCAAAGacgtttatttggtgcaaaaaaaaaaaaaaaattgaaatccatgcgtacaacgagcttcaaaaagttcatggaagtgtgTCCCATGAGAAAACTAATTTCAGGTTTTttctgcaccaacataaacttaccttttgatcTTGTTTTTCTACAAACTTGCTAAAGGACCCTTGTATGTGTCTGCTCAAGTCACGGtgtaattttccaaaaaaaattttttttttactgtcaattctcgttttaaattttttggagaACACTGCTTGGAGTATCCCAAGAATTGGGAACCGATCCAGGTTAAGGGAGACGAAGGAGACTTGAGCGGTGATTAATCACGCATGCAGACTGTGCTTCCGGGGACGGGTCCCGGGTCGTAGGAGGAGGAGACGGACGTGGGGAGCCGGGGACTGTGGACTGGCTCGTGGTTCTGTGTCTGTGTTCCGTCTCCCCAGCTGGATTGTGCCGAGGTCTGTAGGGGAATGTGCTTGTTCTCCcccgtgtgtgtggtgtgcatgtgtgtgtgtgtgctgggggtttGAGGGTTGatggtaccaaaaaaaaaaaaaaaaaagagagagagagagagagaggcatcacTTACCCAAGCAGATAgttaagaaaacacacacacatcccttgtTCCACTGTCACAGTTTTTCCATAAATTTAAAGATTTCCAAACAGAAAGTGAAACAAGGTGTGGCTGGGCGAGCCGAGTGTACAAAGTAGGTCTCCTCTGCAGGTTACATCCCGTGTCCAAAGCGCTTTGCCACTGGCAGCCTCATCGTTAGGGTTCTACCCTGGGCGGGGCCGGACTCTGCAGGGCGTGACAGCGGATGTGGGGTCTCCatcggggctcccacgtgggtgcaggggcccaggcacctccCAGGCGCACCTGTGGTATGTGGTGTCTTCTCCGCCCCCGAGGGCCGTCAGAGCGCACAGAGCACCATGCTGAGTGCAGCTCCACACGGGGCTCTTGGCTGTGCTAAGGTCTTTGCTGCTGGCGAAGGAGAATCTGGGTCCCAGGGACCTTGCACTTCCCTGGCgctcccagggccaggccagctccGCCTGGCTGTGCCGCAGCCGGAGGTGGTGCACTTCACACGGCTCCCGGCGTTGTTTACCCAGCTTTGGTTGGATCCCAGAGCAGTCACCACCTAAGCTGACCGGCACGGGAGGGAGGCCTCTGCCCCGGAGGCCGCGGGAGGTGGCAGAGGGATGTTTATCCCAGGCCTCtgggtgggaagctggagcccagAGATGGGAGCCGACTTCCTGAGTGCCCGGCTGTTCCCACTGCCCCAGCCCGGATGCCTCTCGGCCTGTGAGGAAGGGGCAGGGCCGGTGGCAGCACCCAGGTGCCTCTCTGGGCTGGGTTGGGTTGAATTTGCTGGCTTTGGGCTGCGGCTCCGGGGAGAccctgggtggagggagggcgtgtgtgcgtgtgtgtgtgcgcatgtgtgtgtgtcactgagtAGGGGACCCTGTCCTTGAAGAGCCTGTGTCTCATGCCGAGTGAGGATAACACAGTCCCAGAACGGAGGGCGCCAGGGCCAAGGGGCCCGCACAGTCTGGGGAGCTTCCCCGGGAGAGTGCTCCACCGGGTCTGGGACGACGTGGCCACTGGAGGGCGCTAGGAGACGCTGAGCCGAGGACAtgggggaggcagagcagggagcgggccgtgcgggggtgggggggcccggCCAAGGCGGGGACGGATGAGGGCAGCTGTCAGAGCACAGGCGCCTGCCGGTGTCGGCCTGTCCACGCCTGGCAGCGTCACTTGGGCAAGTCGCTGCCTctgctgggcctcagtttccacgTCTGGAAAGCTGGGGTAGCATCTACCCTGTggggagctgtgtggatccagtGAGTTTACATCTAATAAGCTCTTGAAACAGTGCCTGGTGTATTGTTCAAGAAACAAAGCAGTGTTTGTTGAATCatcaggaggggctgggagggccccgggggagaaggtgaggcagaaagCTGGAGAGACAGggtcagctgggggtggggggttcccCAAGGGCTTCTGCGCAAGGGGGCTAGGGATGTGGCAGGGCTCCCAGCCGCTTGTCCTGAAGGTGAGAACCAGGCGAGAGGCCTGGAAGGCCAGGTGAGATTCTGAGCTCCTGTCTCCCCGTGTCtccagcagaggcagcagctgccCCCACGGCGGCTcccggccctgcccagcctgggcacgTGTCCCCAACGCCAGCCACCACATCCCCTGGGGAGAAGGGTGAGGCGGGCACCCCCGTGGCTGCCGGCACCACTGCAGCCGCCATCCCCCGGCGCCACGCCCCGCTGGAGCAGCTGGTCCGCCAAGGCTCCTTCCGCGGGTTCCCAGCGCTCAGCCAGAAGAACTCGCCTTTCAAACGGCAGCTGAGCCTGCGGCTGAATGAGCTGCCGTCCACTCTGCAGCGCCGCACTGACTTCCAGGTGAAGGGCACAGGTAAGCCCTGGGCTCCGGGGGAGGCGTGGCAGAATCAACTGGCACTGTCTAATGCAGCCAAGGGATAGAGAAGTGATGCACACTGATTGATTAGCACTAGTCTGCCagggacagagaagggagaagtgATACACACTGTGATTGATTAGCACTGTCtgccagggacagagagagaagtgtaaCACATCGTGATCAATTAGTAATGCCCGCCATGGACAAGGGATAGGAGAGAAGTGGTGTAAATCATGATTGATTAGCCATGTCTGCTACGGGTAAGGGACAGTAAAAAGGCAGCACAAGTCATGAATTTGCAGTTTTCACCGTGGTTAAGGGAAAGGAGAAAGATGCCACACACCGTGATCAGTTAGCAGAGTCAGCTACAGGTAAAGAACTCTGCCGCAgacaagagaaaggagagaaagcacAGATGCCCTGTTTTTGCTCAGGAGTGGACGGGAGCACCGTGGGCTAATGTTCCCTCCGAGCATTTGGCCAGCAGAGCCCAGGGGAAGGTCCTTGTCACGCTGAGTATGACGGATTAGCAATGGCTGCCCTGGCAGGGAGACTTGAGCCATGGCATACGTCATAGTCTCCTTGCACGGTCTGCCATGAGCCAGGAAGAGCAGGTGGCCCCCACAGGATTGGTGTGCCACGTCCATCAAGGGCAAGGGAGAAAGGAGAGCAAAGGGGATGTTTTCACCCAAAGGGGAGACTTACAGAGCTGGACGGTGGGAACCTGGGGCGAAGGCACATGTGAGCAGAGTGGTGGCTCAGTGGCGTTGGCTATGGACAGAGGCAGTGACACCTGGAGAGGAAGGAGGCGGCACATCGTAATTGATTGGCAATGTCTGCTGGGGGGCCATAGGAGAGAGGTGGTATAAGTGTCCCATTTCGTGtggagagaagaaaaatggagATACAAGAACCTGTTGTTCACAGCGTTTGGCCTGTGGAGCCATTAGGTCTGGCCAGCTCAGGGGTAGAAGAGCTCGGTGTGGGGAAAGGATCGTGTTTGATTACTGATGTCTGCCACgggtcagagagaggagagaggtggcAAGGGTCACATTTTTTGCCACGCGGGAGGGGCACCTGCCCCCCCAGCAGTGGGTGAGGCTATGCTGTGCAGCCCCCTCTCTCACTTCCGTGTACCAGACCTGGGGCACCACTGTTGCTGGTGgccttggggctggtgtgggAGTTGTGCTGTGCCCAGAGCTACTCCAgaagctcacacacacactgatgcCAACACACACACTCGCCACACGGCCTCCAGCGCCCTTGACTGTCCCACGCTCTAACGGCTGCTGTCCCCGTGCAGCCTGGCATCGCGTCCACGCCCAGGGCCACCACACTGTCCCTGGGCCAGCTGGATGTGACTTGACACATGGAAACTCTATAGAGACCCACACAAGTGTCACATCCATGCCACACACCCCGCTGCACACAGATTCACACAGATAAACTCGTGGGCCACACGGGCAGATCCACTCCCGCCTGCGAGGGAGTTGCAGCCCTGGACCTCCGTCACCGTCGGGTGCCGCGCCTGCTTGGGCAATCACACACCGTCCCCAGCAGGGCCCCCGCAGCCACTTCCTCTGACGCACACTGGAGCACCTCACACGCTCTCAGCAGTTGCCAAGACGTGGACATTTGTCACGTACACGCCGGTCCCTTTGCCATGCCTGCTCCATGGCATGAGCGTATCTCATTTGCTGTGggtggggtggccagggccccgCCTCCATGCAAAGCAGGGCCCACGGCCCCCAGCCAGCAGCAGCGGTGTGGCAGGCATCCACCTGATGGGACCACGCCCTTGCCGCGCACATGCCACGACCTCTCCGTGCCCTGGCGTCCCTGTCACCCTCAGTCATCAGCTACCACAAGCCGCCGTGGTATATGGAGATGTCGCACACGCGTGCATGGTTACCTTCGCGTCCATGATGATTCAGTTACTCTAGAGTGGACCCCACACACAGTGGGAGGTCTGCTGAGGGCACTGGGGTCAGGAGAGGGCAGTGGCAGGGCCGGGGCTGCTGGCTGACCCCTGTCCTCCCCCCCCTGCCCGCCCAGTGCCTGAGATGGAGCCTCCGGGGGCCAGTGACAGCGACAGCATCAACGCGCTGTGTACCCAGATCAGCTCGTCTTTTGCCAGCGCGAGCGCACCAGCCCCAGCGCCGCCATCCACTGCGACAGGTGAGCCTCCCCCTGCTGCCCGCCAGGACAGGCGCCCTTGCAgacctcctgcctctccccctgcACGCAGGGGGGCCCCACAGACCCTCCCCAACTGCAGGACCCTGGGGCCAGGCTTCACGCTGGGTACCCAGCCTGCCTGGGGTCAGCCCCAGGCAGGACACCTGATTGAGTTcgcagctcccagctttggcccagcccctgccattgctggaagtggatcagtggatgggatCCCTGCCggccccactcccccccccccaatttttttcaaatgtagaCTTCTAGAATCTTCAAAAACACCCACTAAGTTGTTGGGCCCTGCTCAGGGTTAGAACAGCACACTCTGGGGGGATGGCTCCTCACACAGGGCATCCAAGCATCAGCCTTCACGGTGGTGGCCAGATCTTCTCCCAGCAGGGGCCCAGTgccgggcaggtgcaggtgcaggggcgctgGGTGTCGATCCTACCCAAGCCTCTTCCATCCAAGGCCACAGGCTCCGGGGGTTGCATGTTCTGGCCCTGCACAACCAGAATCTGGTCCCGAGCGCTCAGCCACCCGCCCCCAAGTGGCCATGGCCAGAGGGGCACAGCGCTGGGGCGCAGAGGCTGGCGGCCAGGCTGCCGCGCCTGCGCTCTGATCCCGGGGCACCGCGATTCCCAGCCTGCAGTTCTCAGTGCAGCCCgtgcccctctctttctctccaggcGCTTCTGCCTGGGGCGAGCCCTCCATGCCCCCTGCAGCTACCTTCCAGCCCGGGCACAAGCGGACACCTTCAGAGGCCGAGCGGTGGCTGGAGGAAGTGTCCCAGGTGGCCaaggcccagcagcagcagcagcagcagcaggcggcCGCGGCCCCCCTGCCCACCTTGCCCCCCGCCCTGCAGCCTTTCCCCGCCCCCGTGGGGCCCTTCGATGCGGCGCCCGCTCAGGTGGCCGTGTTCCTGCCGCCCCCGCACATGCAACCTCCCTTTGCGCCCGCCTACCCGGGCTTGGGCTACCCGCCCATGCCCCGGGTGCCCGTGGTGGGCATCACGCCCTCGCAGATGGTAGCCAACGCCTTCTGCTCAGCcgcccagctgcagccccagcccgccaCCCTGCTCGGGAAAGCCGGCGCCTTCCCGCCCCCGGCCGCACCCAGCGTCCCCGGGGGCcaggcccgcccccgccccagcggGACCCCCTGGCCCCCAGAGCCAGCGCCCGCCCCAGCGCCCGCCTTGGACCCCTTCGAGGCCCAGTGGGCAGCGTTAGAAGGTAAACCCGCTGCAGAGAAGCCGTCCAACCCCTTCTCCGGCGACCTGCAGAAGACCTTCGAGATCGAACTgtagcccgccccgccccgcgcctccccccagccccgcgcccctcGCAAGCCCTGCGACCACCCCTGCATCCACTACGGAACCAACGCCGCCACGGGGCCGCGcgacccctcctccaccccagctACAGTCCCCGTTTCTGTGTCGACCTCTCACTTTCTAGCGCTGGGCCGGACAGCGGAGGGACGCCCACCGCGGGGCCCCCAGGTCTGGCCGCCTCCTCCCCCCACAGCACAAGCCAAGGGCGGCCCTCTGCCCGCAGCCGCGTTCACTGCCAGTGCTGTGCCCGGCCCTGCCCGGGCTCGGGGCTCATGGGGTCCCAGGAGGCGGggcggggaaggggaggaagatgCTGTTACCTCACGTGGGTGCCCGCTGGGGAGGGGTCCGGGAGGCAGGGGAAGGGGTGCCTGGCGGGTACTTTTCTATCttttatttccagattttttttgtatctaaactTGCAGATTTGTATTATATAAGGACAGCCAATAAAGGAAGACTATAACGGTGCCCTTGGGGagacggggtgtgtgtgtgtgtggagggggcacGCGGTGGCCGCAGCCTCTGAGTGCGGCCGGGGGCGCAGGTGCGGCGGGCCCGGCGCCTGGCAGGTGGGTGATGCGGCCGGCCAGGATGAGTCACCTGATTCTGTGACTCATGGAGCCAGAGCCGAGGTGTGAAAAAGACGAACTATAAACTGCCGATCAGTTCCTTGTCAACACTTTAATCAGACGGCGTGGACCTGCCTTGGGAGGGAGCTGCCAAGGTCTCGCCTCGCCAGCTGCGGGTCTGGTAACCCAGGTGGTCCCCCGGACGGGGTGGCACATGGATCTGAAGTCTATTGTTTCTTGGGTTCCTTGACAGAAtctataaaacacattttaaaagggaAACATCCTATGTGTAATTCTTTGTAGCTCGTTAAAATGAGGTGACCAGTGCTCTGGCCCCAGGTGGTAGATGGGCAAGTTGAGTCACTGGCCCAAGGTCACGGTCATGTTTGCGGGGGGAGCTGGGGGTCAAATCTCGCGTCTGGCTGACTTCCGGGACAGTCACTAAGCATCAGGCTGTGAGAAAGCAGCCTCGGGTTTGGAAGTGGGCGCTCGACCCCGCCGTTAAGACGCCTGCCTCCCACGGCACagggcttgggttcaagtcctggctccggctccggcctgccggggaggcagcaggggcagctcCAGTAACCGGGTGCCTGGATTGAGCTTCCTGCTCCCAGCcattgctagcatttggggagtgaaccagaggagggggagctctgcctctcaaatacataaaaattaacgttttttaaaaaaacgcaaaaagggttggtgctatggcgcagcgggtaaagcagccacctacagtgccagcatcccatatgggcgccgtttcgagtcccggctgctccacttccgatccagttgcctgctaatggcctggggaagctgtagaagatggcccaagtccttgggcccctgcacccgcgtgggagacccggaagctcctggctcctggagcctAGGTTTCCAGCTGAGTGGGGGGCGTCCCTACCCCTTGGATCCTGCAAGCCCTGCCCACCCAGGGAAGCTGCTACCCAGCCGCGGGTCTGTGCTCCGGTGGgcagtggcgggggagggggggggctcTGAGCTGCCTTAGCCTCCTCCTTCCcgcacagccagggccaggcaggaagaGGGAACCCCAAGCGCTCTCCTCAAACTGGCAGGAAGACAGGGGAGCAGCGCCCTGGGGCGGGGACAGAGGGCCCGCGCTGCTGGGCAGATGCGGCGCTGGGACCGCAGCACAGCCCGGACCACCCACCCGGCCCGCCCTCGCCCTGACCTCTGCGCAGCCCCCACAGACGCCtgtgggagcccccagcccccttgGCCAGAAGGACCCCCCACTCCTGGTGCAGACTCCGGCCCTCCGTGGAGCGCCTGCCTTCCCGGAAGCCTCAGACGGGGAGTAAACCTCACGGAAGCCCGGAGTGGACGCCCTCGTCCTGCGGGCGGACCCGGGTCCCACCTAGCGCCACGCGCCGCGCCGCCTCCCCAGGCCCCGAGGCCGCTTTGTCCCCGCTCAGGGCCCCGCCCCgccagagccccgcccccagctgcccgcaaggccccgcccccagaagCCCCGCCCCGCCTGGTTGTCCGCGAGCCCCGCCCCCTACCCCGGCGGCCCACGcagggctgcggccggcgccaaCCGCCCACCCACCGCGCCGCGCGGGGCTCCCGGGGCCGCTGCTTCCGCCGCCTGCGCGGGGCCCGGGCCACCCCTGTCgccgcgggcgcgggcggcggcccTCGGGTCGTAAGGGGCCACGCCCGCGCGCGACCCACCGCCCCCGGCCCTGCGAGGCCCCGCGGCGGCTGGAGGCGCGGGAGAAGGGCGCCCCCGTGTGGCCGCGGCTGAGGAgaggcggcggggcgggcggAGAGCCCTGGTCAGCCCGGGGtcagccgccgccgcctcgggcGTCCTCCCGCCGCCCACGCTGGGCCGGGATGGTCCCGAGTCGCCAGCGCGAGCCGCGCCGTCACTGCCTCGTGCGTTCGCCCCTGTCACCCTGAGATCTGGGGGGCTTCGgcgcccctgcagccctgcagcccggGCTGGGCGCGGGTCTTGTGCTCGCGTTTTCTGGATGTGCAGTGTGTTTGTCGGAgtggcagagttagggagaggtcttccgtccactggcgcactccccagatggccccaacagtctGGACTCCATCCCGGGCTCCCACGCGTGGGCAGGGGCCCGGGAGCCGGGCGTCCTCCGCtgcctacccaggccacagcagggagctgggtcggacgtggagcagcaggGCTCGAACCGGCGCACGTGGAGGCGGGCGTCACAGCTCAGGCCCAGTGTCAGCCCCGAGTGCTGCCGGCTCTGCCCCCGGAACCAGGCCCGGCCACGCTAAAGCGTTTCACCGAGCAGCACTGTGTGCCGGCTCCATTCTGGGCCCTCGAGAGCCCGTGGTCTCTGCTCTGCCGGAGTGGACAGTCCACGGGAGGGTCACACGGACCCAGACGGGAGGGAGT includes these proteins:
- the NUMBL gene encoding numb-like protein isoform X2 → MSRSAAASGGPRRPEQHLSPAPGGALGPPEISRTEPDGAGTMNKLRQSLRRRKPAYVPEASRPHQWQADEDAVRKGTCSFPVRYLGHVEVEESRGMHVCEDAVKKLKAMGRKSVKSVLWVSADGLRVVDDKTKDLLVDQTIEKVSFCAPDRNLDKAFSYICRDGTTRRWICHCFLALKDSGERLSHAVGCAFAACLERKQRREKECGVTAAFDASRTSFAREGSFRLSGGGRAAEREAPDKKKEAAAAPTAAPGPAQPGHVSPTPATTSPGEKGEAGTPVAAGTTAAAIPRRHAPLEQLVRQGSFRGFPALSQKNSPFKRQLSLRLNELPSTLQRRTDFQVKGTVPEMEPPGASDSDSINALCTQISSSFASASAPAPAPPSTATGASAWGEPSMPPAATFQPGHKRTPSEAERWLEEVSQVAKAQQQQQQQQAAAAPLPTLPPALQPFPAPVGPFDAAPAQVAVFLPPPHMQPPFAPAYPGLGYPPMPRVPVVGITPSQMVANAFCSAAQLQPQPATLLGKAGAFPPPAAPSVPGGQARPRPSGTPWPPEPAPAPAPALDPFEAQWAALEGKPAAEKPSNPFSGDLQKTFEIEL
- the NUMBL gene encoding numb-like protein isoform X1, with amino-acid sequence MSRSAAASGGPRRPEQHLSPAPGGALGPPEISRTEPDGAGTMNKLRQSLRRRKPAYVPEASRPHQWQADEDAVRKGTCSFPVRYLGHVEVEESRGMHVCEDAVKKLKAMGRKSVKSVLWVSADGLRVVDDKTKDLLVDQTIEKVSFCAPDRNLDKAFSYICRDGTTRRWICHCFLALKDSGERLSHAVGCAFAACLERKQRREKECGVTAAFDASRTSFAREGSFRLSGGGRAAEREAPDKKKAEAAAAPTAAPGPAQPGHVSPTPATTSPGEKGEAGTPVAAGTTAAAIPRRHAPLEQLVRQGSFRGFPALSQKNSPFKRQLSLRLNELPSTLQRRTDFQVKGTVPEMEPPGASDSDSINALCTQISSSFASASAPAPAPPSTATGASAWGEPSMPPAATFQPGHKRTPSEAERWLEEVSQVAKAQQQQQQQQAAAAPLPTLPPALQPFPAPVGPFDAAPAQVAVFLPPPHMQPPFAPAYPGLGYPPMPRVPVVGITPSQMVANAFCSAAQLQPQPATLLGKAGAFPPPAAPSVPGGQARPRPSGTPWPPEPAPAPAPALDPFEAQWAALEGKPAAEKPSNPFSGDLQKTFEIEL
- the NUMBL gene encoding numb-like protein isoform X3; this encodes MNKLRQSLRRRKPAYVPEASRPHQWQADEDAVRKGTCSFPVRYLGHVEVEESRGMHVCEDAVKKLKAMGRKSVKSVLWVSADGLRVVDDKTKDLLVDQTIEKVSFCAPDRNLDKAFSYICRDGTTRRWICHCFLALKDSGERLSHAVGCAFAACLERKQRREKECGVTAAFDASRTSFAREGSFRLSGGGRAAEREAPDKKKAEAAAAPTAAPGPAQPGHVSPTPATTSPGEKGEAGTPVAAGTTAAAIPRRHAPLEQLVRQGSFRGFPALSQKNSPFKRQLSLRLNELPSTLQRRTDFQVKGTVPEMEPPGASDSDSINALCTQISSSFASASAPAPAPPSTATGASAWGEPSMPPAATFQPGHKRTPSEAERWLEEVSQVAKAQQQQQQQQAAAAPLPTLPPALQPFPAPVGPFDAAPAQVAVFLPPPHMQPPFAPAYPGLGYPPMPRVPVVGITPSQMVANAFCSAAQLQPQPATLLGKAGAFPPPAAPSVPGGQARPRPSGTPWPPEPAPAPAPALDPFEAQWAALEGKPAAEKPSNPFSGDLQKTFEIEL